One Candidatus Neomarinimicrobiota bacterium genomic window carries:
- a CDS encoding L-fucose/L-arabinose isomerase family protein, whose product MGTATLGVIVGNRGFFPDHLCKTGRETILKLLKDADINAVALSLEDTNNGSVESLEDAHKCAELFEGHREQIDGVLVTLPNFGDERAIANTLRWASLDVPVLLHAFPDDIGKMSISDRRDSFCGKISAANNLDQYGIKYSLTTRHTVDPESAGFREDLGRFVQVCRIVKGLKNARIGIIGARPAAFNTVRFSEKLFERAGISVETIDLSEVFGAAERLQSNNPVVKLNVEAIQAYVSTKGVPLPAIEKMAKLGIVVDDWMHEKELVASAIQCWTSMEEYYGIVPCGLMSMMSEGLMPSACETDIGGVIGMYALVLASGKPSAIVDWNNNYGEDPDKCVIFHCSNLPKSVFLDEATLSSCRHCSAKDLPVMDYQEIIAGDVGKENTFGTIVGRIKPGPFTFCRVSTNDFAGKIAAYVGQGQLTDDPLDTFGGFGVAHIPNLQSLLRHICSGGFEHHVAINLSQSADSIAEAFRNYLGWDVYYHE is encoded by the coding sequence ATGGGAACAGCCACTCTGGGTGTAATTGTTGGGAATCGTGGTTTCTTCCCGGATCATTTATGCAAGACAGGCCGCGAAACCATCCTGAAGCTGCTGAAGGATGCGGATATCAATGCGGTGGCACTCTCGCTCGAGGATACGAATAATGGGAGTGTAGAATCCCTCGAAGATGCCCACAAATGCGCCGAATTATTTGAGGGACATCGGGAACAGATCGACGGCGTACTGGTGACCCTGCCCAACTTTGGTGATGAACGGGCCATCGCCAATACTCTACGCTGGGCCAGTCTTGATGTGCCGGTACTTCTGCATGCCTTCCCCGATGATATCGGCAAGATGAGCATTTCCGACCGCCGGGATTCCTTTTGTGGCAAAATATCCGCAGCCAACAATCTCGATCAGTATGGAATCAAATATAGCTTGACGACCCGGCATACGGTTGATCCCGAAAGCGCCGGTTTCCGCGAAGATCTAGGCCGTTTCGTACAGGTATGTCGGATCGTCAAGGGGCTGAAGAACGCCCGCATCGGCATCATCGGTGCCCGCCCGGCAGCCTTCAATACGGTCCGGTTTAGCGAAAAACTGTTCGAACGTGCAGGAATCAGTGTCGAAACAATAGACCTGTCGGAAGTCTTTGGAGCTGCTGAACGACTGCAAAGTAATAATCCCGTCGTGAAGTTGAATGTGGAAGCAATTCAGGCTTATGTCTCTACCAAGGGGGTGCCTCTACCTGCGATCGAGAAAATGGCCAAGCTGGGGATTGTTGTCGATGATTGGATGCATGAAAAGGAATTAGTCGCCAGTGCGATTCAATGCTGGACTTCCATGGAGGAATATTACGGTATTGTGCCCTGTGGGCTTATGAGCATGATGAGTGAAGGCCTGATGCCCAGCGCTTGTGAAACGGATATCGGCGGGGTTATCGGCATGTATGCCCTGGTACTAGCTTCCGGCAAACCCAGCGCGATAGTGGATTGGAACAACAATTATGGTGAGGACCCCGACAAATGTGTCATTTTCCACTGTTCGAACCTGCCGAAAAGCGTATTCCTGGATGAAGCTACCCTGTCAAGCTGCCGCCACTGTTCCGCCAAAGATCTTCCCGTCATGGATTACCAGGAAATAATTGCCGGAGACGTAGGCAAAGAAAATACCTTCGGTACGATCGTCGGCAGGATAAAACCGGGTCCCTTCACTTTTTGCCGGGTGTCGACGAATGATTTTGCCGGGAAGATAGCTGCCTACGTGGGACAGGGGCAACTGACCGACGATCCTTTGGACACTTTCGGTGGTTTCGGCGTGGCGCATATTCCCAATCTGCAGTCACTACTGAGGCATATTTGCAGCGGTGGCTTTGAACATCACGTCGCGATTAATCTCTCCCAATCAGCCGATTCAATTGCTGAAGCCTTTCGGAATTATCTTGGATGGGATGTCTATTACCATGAGTAA